One window of Candidatus Methylocalor cossyra genomic DNA carries:
- the oadA gene encoding sodium-extruding oxaloacetate decarboxylase subunit alpha: protein MATPLGITDVVLRDAHQSLLATRLRTEDMLPICDKLDRVGFWSLESWGGATFDACIRYLGEDPWERLRALKRALPRTPLQMLLRGQNLLGYRHYADDLVEKFIERAASNGVDVFRIFDALNDPRNFETAVRATVALGKHAQGALSYTTSPVHTLDTWVDLARRLEDLGCHSICIKDMAGLLKPYEAFELVSRLKEALQVPVHMQCHATTGLSTATILKAAEAGIDNVDTAVSAMSMTYGHSATEAVVAALQGQPRDTGLDLGLLEEIAAYFREVRKKYARFEGSLRGVDSRILVAQVPGGMLTNMESQLKEQGALHRFDEVLQEIPRVRKDLGFIPLVTPTSQIVGTQAVINVLSGERYKTITKETAGVLRGEYGATPAPVDAALQARVLAGAEPIRGRPADSLEPELDKLTAELKALATQHQVRLAEEPIDDVLTYALFPQVGWKFLQNRGNPSAFEPTPGREPESKPAPVAEQVRSYTVTVNGRTYQVEVGPAGAVAAAPVAPAEGPNGGETVRAPMAGHILRINVCEGQRVAPNQVVVVMEAMKMETEIRARHGGTVAAVAVKVGDSVAAQDPLLTLA from the coding sequence ATGGCCACTCCCTTAGGCATCACCGACGTGGTCCTCCGCGACGCGCACCAGTCGCTGCTCGCGACCCGCCTGCGCACCGAGGACATGCTGCCCATCTGCGACAAACTGGACCGGGTCGGCTTTTGGTCCCTGGAAAGCTGGGGCGGGGCCACCTTCGATGCCTGCATCCGCTACCTGGGAGAAGACCCTTGGGAACGCCTGCGCGCCCTCAAGCGCGCCCTGCCGAGGACGCCCCTGCAAATGCTGCTGCGGGGCCAGAATCTGCTCGGCTATCGGCACTATGCCGACGACCTGGTGGAAAAGTTCATCGAACGGGCGGCCAGCAACGGGGTGGACGTGTTCCGCATCTTCGACGCCCTCAACGATCCCCGCAACTTCGAAACCGCGGTGCGCGCCACCGTGGCCCTGGGCAAGCACGCCCAGGGCGCGCTTTCCTACACCACTAGCCCGGTACATACCCTCGACACCTGGGTCGACCTCGCCCGGCGCCTCGAGGACCTGGGGTGCCACTCCATTTGCATCAAGGACATGGCCGGCCTATTGAAGCCCTACGAGGCGTTCGAGCTGGTATCCCGGCTGAAGGAGGCCCTGCAGGTGCCGGTTCACATGCAATGCCATGCCACCACCGGGTTGAGCACGGCCACCATCCTCAAGGCGGCGGAGGCGGGGATCGACAACGTGGATACCGCCGTCTCGGCCATGAGTATGACCTACGGGCATAGCGCCACCGAGGCGGTGGTGGCGGCGTTGCAGGGACAGCCCCGGGATACCGGGCTGGATCTCGGCCTCCTCGAGGAAATCGCTGCCTATTTCCGCGAGGTGCGAAAAAAATACGCCAGGTTCGAGGGCAGCCTCCGGGGCGTGGATAGCCGCATCCTGGTGGCCCAGGTCCCCGGCGGCATGCTGACCAACATGGAAAGCCAGCTGAAGGAGCAGGGCGCTTTGCACCGCTTCGACGAGGTCCTGCAGGAAATTCCGCGGGTGCGGAAAGACCTGGGGTTCATCCCCTTGGTCACCCCCACCTCGCAGATCGTCGGTACCCAAGCGGTGATCAACGTCCTATCCGGCGAGCGCTACAAGACCATCACCAAAGAAACCGCCGGGGTGTTGCGCGGTGAGTACGGTGCCACCCCGGCGCCGGTGGATGCCGCGCTGCAGGCCCGGGTGCTGGCCGGTGCCGAGCCCATCCGCGGGCGTCCCGCCGATTCCCTGGAGCCGGAATTGGACAAGCTGACCGCCGAGCTCAAGGCGCTGGCCACTCAGCATCAGGTGCGCCTGGCCGAGGAGCCCATCGACGATGTGTTGACCTATGCCCTGTTTCCCCAGGTCGGCTGGAAGTTCTTGCAGAACCGGGGTAATCCCTCGGCGTTCGAGCCGACCCCCGGCCGGGAACCGGAATCCAAACCCGCCCCGGTAGCGGAACAGGTGCGCAGCTACACGGTGACCGTCAACGGTCGGACCTATCAGGTGGAAGTTGGCCCCGCTGGCGCCGTCGCCGCCGCGCCGGTCGCCCCGGCGGAGGGGCCGAACGGCGGCGAAACGGTGCGGGCACCCATGGCCGGTCACATCCTCCGCATCAACGTTTGCGAAGGGCAGCGCGTCGCCCCCAACCAGGTGGTAGTGGTCATGGAGGCCATGAAGATGGAAACCGAAATCCGGGCCCGCCACGGCGGTACCGTGGCCGCCGTGGCGGTCAAGGTGGGGGACAGCGTGGCGGCCCAGGACCCTCTGCTCACCCTGGCCTGA
- a CDS encoding MlaD family protein, producing the protein MTQQPARLIGLFVLGAVALAVLLLLTFGGGRYFGRAQSYVAYFEGSVNGLNVGAFVKLKGVPIGRVSDIRIQYDTARNRVLTPVIMQIDLGKIVDVGDRQSRPATLDELIQRGLRARLALHSLVTGQIYVEVNFHPERPIRLLGGGELGMPEIPTIPSGREELEDSLQDTLAELRQLPIKEIADTTLRSLHHLEGLLSAPETRASLARLDRTLEALERLIVHLDAKVTRLTEDLQGTLGDSRVLLRNLNGRLIPVLTGTEQTLAVLRETLLRAQGTLAALEGYGEPDSQLNAALREVSEAARSVRALADYLERHPDALLYGNQDRR; encoded by the coding sequence ATGACCCAGCAGCCCGCCCGCCTCATCGGCCTGTTCGTGCTCGGCGCCGTAGCGCTCGCGGTGCTCCTCTTGTTGACCTTTGGCGGCGGCCGTTATTTCGGCCGGGCGCAGAGCTACGTGGCCTATTTTGAGGGCTCGGTCAACGGCCTGAACGTGGGCGCCTTCGTCAAACTCAAGGGCGTGCCCATCGGCCGGGTCAGCGACATCCGCATCCAATACGATACTGCCCGCAACCGGGTGCTGACCCCGGTGATCATGCAGATCGACCTGGGCAAGATCGTCGATGTCGGCGACCGGCAGTCCCGTCCCGCCACCCTGGACGAGTTGATCCAGCGCGGCCTGCGCGCGCGCCTGGCGCTGCATAGCCTGGTGACCGGACAGATCTACGTGGAGGTGAACTTTCATCCCGAGCGGCCGATCCGGCTGCTGGGCGGCGGGGAGCTGGGCATGCCGGAAATTCCCACCATCCCCTCGGGCAGGGAGGAACTGGAGGACAGCCTGCAGGATACCCTGGCGGAGCTGCGCCAGCTGCCCATCAAGGAGATCGCCGACACCACCTTACGCTCCCTCCATCACCTCGAGGGGCTCTTGTCCGCCCCGGAGACCCGCGCCAGCCTTGCCCGGTTGGACCGGACCCTGGAAGCGCTCGAGCGCTTGATCGTGCACCTGGATGCCAAGGTCACGCGCCTGACCGAGGACCTACAGGGTACCTTGGGGGATAGCCGGGTGTTGCTGCGCAACCTCAACGGGCGTCTCATACCGGTCCTCACCGGCACGGAACAAACCCTGGCGGTGTTGCGCGAAACGCTGCTCCGGGCGCAGGGAACTTTGGCGGCGCTGGAGGGCTATGGGGAGCCGGATTCCCAGCTGAACGCCGCCCTGCGGGAGGTGTCCGAGGCCGCCCGCTCGGTACGGGCGCTGGCGGATTATCTGGAGCGCCACCCGGACGCCCTCCTGTACGGGAACCAGGATCGCCGCTGA
- a CDS encoding YgaP family membrane protein, whose product MKVQLDLKNFDLTKKNVGPKDKYLRIGVGALLILLSGMGVIGAWGLLGILPLVTGIVGSCPVYSLLGKSTCPVDRKPVAAGEQPPADTGAAGRSDSGDQNRAA is encoded by the coding sequence ATGAAGGTCCAGCTGGATTTGAAAAACTTCGATTTGACCAAGAAGAACGTCGGGCCCAAGGACAAGTATCTCCGGATCGGCGTCGGCGCCTTGCTGATCCTCCTGAGCGGCATGGGGGTGATCGGGGCCTGGGGCTTGCTTGGCATCCTGCCTCTGGTGACGGGCATCGTAGGGAGTTGCCCGGTGTACAGCTTGCTGGGCAAGAGCACCTGCCCCGTCGACCGCAAGCCGGTCGCCGCCGGTGAACAGCCGCCGGCCGATACGGGGGCGGCGGGGCGGAGCGATTCCGGCGACCAAAACCGGGCTGCCTGA
- a CDS encoding sigma-54-dependent transcriptional regulator translates to MAYSLLIIEDEALLGQELARHYRRAGWETEWVRSLAEARRLLESQQWEPLLVLSDMNLPDGNALDLMEQVKGRMAHCEWLFLTGYGSVPESVRALRLGAYDFLEKPCEMDRLDLVLASASRSALAQRRLFEQAELGHRRYSPEAYVGKSPAAQKVREMLVRLTRVPFSAIVIGGETGTGKGLVARILHYGGKRAQNPLVELNCAALPRELLESQLFGHEAGAFTGAAGRHRGLIEQADGGTLFLDEIGELPVELQAKLLKAIEDRKFRRLGSEREISVDVQILAASHRDLEAMVRAGEFRSDLYHRLSVFKLTLPPLREVKEDLEELVPLFVAELNAKAAKQVRIIPEAVWKALRDYDWPGNVRELRNVVERCVLFADGPVFPIQWLQLPGSRPQAPATPQENRDGLFIPLDGSMDLDDMDRYIIETTLNRHQGNVTAAARALGTTRETLRYRIRKYGLREVV, encoded by the coding sequence ATGGCTTACAGTTTATTGATCATCGAGGATGAGGCCCTGCTCGGGCAGGAACTGGCCCGCCATTACCGGCGCGCCGGCTGGGAGACGGAGTGGGTGCGCAGCCTCGCCGAGGCACGGCGGCTGCTGGAATCCCAGCAGTGGGAGCCATTGCTGGTACTGTCGGACATGAACTTGCCGGACGGCAATGCCCTGGACCTGATGGAGCAGGTCAAGGGCCGCATGGCCCATTGCGAATGGCTGTTCCTCACCGGCTACGGCAGCGTGCCGGAATCGGTGCGGGCCTTACGCCTGGGGGCCTATGATTTCCTAGAAAAGCCCTGCGAGATGGACCGGCTCGATCTGGTGCTGGCCAGCGCTTCCCGCAGCGCCCTTGCCCAGCGGCGCCTGTTCGAGCAGGCAGAACTGGGTCATCGGCGCTATTCGCCCGAGGCCTATGTCGGCAAGAGCCCCGCCGCCCAGAAGGTGCGCGAGATGCTGGTGCGGCTCACCCGGGTTCCCTTCAGCGCCATCGTGATCGGCGGCGAGACCGGCACCGGCAAGGGACTGGTGGCGCGTATCCTGCACTATGGCGGGAAGCGGGCGCAGAACCCGCTGGTGGAACTGAACTGCGCGGCACTCCCGCGGGAGCTCCTGGAGTCCCAGCTGTTCGGCCACGAGGCGGGCGCCTTCACCGGGGCCGCCGGCCGCCACCGGGGGCTGATCGAGCAGGCCGACGGCGGCACCCTGTTCCTGGACGAAATCGGCGAGCTGCCCGTGGAACTGCAGGCCAAGCTGTTGAAGGCGATCGAGGACCGCAAGTTCCGACGGCTGGGGTCGGAGCGGGAGATTTCCGTGGACGTGCAGATCCTCGCCGCCAGTCACCGCGACCTGGAAGCCATGGTGCGTGCCGGGGAATTCCGCAGCGATCTCTACCACCGGCTCAGCGTGTTCAAACTGACCCTGCCGCCGCTAAGGGAAGTGAAAGAGGACCTGGAGGAGCTGGTACCGCTATTCGTGGCGGAACTGAACGCCAAAGCCGCCAAGCAGGTGCGGATTATCCCGGAGGCGGTGTGGAAGGCCCTCCGCGATTATGACTGGCCGGGCAATGTGCGGGAGCTGCGCAACGTGGTCGAACGCTGCGTGCTGTTCGCCGATGGCCCGGTGTTTCCCATCCAATGGCTGCAGTTACCGGGCAGCCGACCGCAAGCCCCGGCCACGCCGCAGGAGAACCGTGACGGCCTGTTCATCCCCCTCGACGGCAGCATGGATTTGGACGACATGGACCGTTACATCATCGAAACCACGCTGAACCGCCATCAGGGTAACGTCACCGCCGCCGCCCGTGCCCTCGGCACCACCCGGGAGACCTTGCGCTACCGGATTCGCAAGTACGGACTGCGGGAGGTGGTGTAG
- a CDS encoding HMA2 domain-containing protein, which produces MPSRTTHRARIASHVPGRLRVKLTPGRSTAGILAQIKADLEARQGIHGVAVNATTGSLTVEYDPQRHTSAGILGLLEDLDVLVESLTHTGLGSGGATLTVGEAIDDLNARLSRFAHLPIDLRAVLPLGFVGLGVWSILRNGLLLDQVPGWLLVWAGIDLFVKTRPHDVVRKTSAVADEPGE; this is translated from the coding sequence ATGCCGTCCAGAACCACGCACCGAGCCCGCATCGCCAGCCATGTCCCCGGCCGCCTGCGGGTGAAACTGACACCGGGCCGCAGCACCGCCGGGATCTTGGCGCAGATCAAAGCCGATCTGGAAGCCCGTCAAGGCATCCACGGGGTCGCCGTGAATGCCACCACCGGTAGCCTCACCGTCGAGTATGACCCCCAGCGCCACACCAGCGCGGGTATCCTGGGCCTTTTAGAGGACCTCGACGTGCTGGTGGAAAGCCTCACCCACACCGGGCTGGGGAGCGGTGGGGCGACGCTCACCGTCGGCGAGGCCATCGATGACCTCAACGCCCGCCTGTCCCGCTTTGCCCACCTGCCAATCGACCTCCGCGCGGTGTTGCCGTTAGGCTTCGTGGGCCTAGGGGTGTGGTCCATTCTCCGCAATGGGCTGCTCTTGGACCAGGTGCCCGGCTGGCTGTTGGTGTGGGCGGGCATCGACCTGTTCGTGAAGACCCGGCCCCATGACGTGGTGCGTAAGACCAGCGCGGTGGCGGATGAACCCGGGGAATGA
- a CDS encoding NAD(P)-dependent oxidoreductase, whose amino-acid sequence MKTGLIGLGAMGARMARNLAKHRLLAAVWNRTEGVARNLAEQLAVPCAESPARLAEAVDAVLLCVAADRDVLEVIQRLLPGLRPTSLVIDLSTVSPETARQAASLVAERGAEFLDAPVTGGVEGAENGTLAIMVGGEVSTFHRARPVLAAIGNRIVHMGPSGAGQAAKAVNQIMAAGINQAVTEALAFGAHLGLPMDRLIEVVAGGAAGNWFLEKRGPTLVRGSFQPGFKLALHYKDLRICKAQAEQLGIATPVLDLTLRDYAQLLEQGYGTEDISALYRLKRPGGATTGSAS is encoded by the coding sequence ATGAAGACCGGCCTGATCGGATTGGGTGCCATGGGCGCCCGCATGGCGCGCAACTTGGCGAAGCACCGGCTATTGGCGGCGGTGTGGAACCGCACCGAAGGGGTCGCCCGGAACTTGGCCGAGCAACTGGCGGTGCCCTGCGCCGAATCCCCGGCCCGGTTGGCCGAGGCGGTCGACGCGGTGTTGCTGTGCGTCGCCGCGGACCGCGACGTGCTGGAGGTGATCCAGCGGCTGCTGCCGGGCCTGCGACCTACCAGCCTGGTGATCGACCTTTCCACCGTGAGCCCCGAGACCGCGCGCCAGGCGGCCAGCCTAGTGGCGGAGCGAGGGGCGGAGTTTCTCGACGCCCCGGTGACCGGGGGAGTGGAGGGGGCGGAAAACGGCACTCTGGCGATCATGGTAGGCGGCGAGGTCAGCACCTTCCACCGGGCCCGGCCGGTTCTGGCCGCCATTGGCAACCGCATCGTGCACATGGGTCCTAGCGGGGCCGGACAGGCGGCCAAGGCGGTGAACCAGATCATGGCGGCGGGCATCAACCAAGCGGTGACCGAGGCCCTGGCCTTCGGCGCCCACCTCGGTCTCCCCATGGACAGGCTGATCGAGGTGGTGGCGGGAGGCGCCGCCGGCAACTGGTTCCTGGAAAAACGCGGCCCCACCCTGGTGCGGGGCTCGTTCCAGCCCGGCTTCAAGCTGGCACTCCATTACAAGGATCTGAGAATCTGCAAGGCTCAAGCGGAGCAGCTGGGCATCGCCACGCCGGTTCTGGATCTGACCTTGCGCGATTATGCGCAACTGCTCGAGCAGGGCTACGGCACTGAAGATATCTCCGCCCTGTACCGGTTGAAGCGCCCCGGCGGCGCCACCACAGGATCGGCGTCTTGA
- a CDS encoding sensor domain-containing protein: MSRKSVPSVQSPGEVDSSHLLDALEDVVWSLAAQDLRLLHLSAAAERLYGYPVQAFFDEPELWQRVVHPDDRPRLSTRFLDLRSEQAWDHEYRIIRVDGDTRWVRDRARAVRDRAGRVRRIDGLITDITPHKRREARLWCSQRLSAALAGMASAILHTREKQTLFDEVCRIAVERGEFALAWIATVDRPGSRPRRVALAARNGGADGLPLDLVAAQDRPLFANDAIHDRRLSPWRDTLASRGWRALACLPLRVDNRVRGYLGLCGSESGLFDGEIERQLLELAAEVAFAMERLDQEQRLNYLALYDNLTGLATRALFLDRLAQLVQREGGAPFAIVVFDVHRFKHINETLTYQAGDFLLKELAQRLSELASENLLARPSGDDFALILADVHDESEIACFIHDTLLPSMTRPILYDGQELRIALKVGVACFPADGTDPATLLGNAELAHRGAQNSNEPLLFFSAEMNQGAGEFLRIESKLRRASEQREFTMSYQPKIDLRLGRLYGVEALLRWHDPDNGVVLPGQFVPVLEETGLILEVGRWLIEEAGRQFLRWSRETPEPPHIAVNISPLQLGQRNFVADVRRAMECCGNRRGYLEFEITESAIMQDIEDNIRKLHALREMGVEITIDDFGTGYSSLSYLSRLPLTRLKIDRSFIVDMTENADSLSIVSSIISLAHTLNLKVAAEGVETSEQLKFLRLLRCDEIQGYLFSPPVPADDVLRLMAQPW; encoded by the coding sequence TTGAGCAGAAAATCCGTGCCTTCGGTTCAAAGCCCTGGCGAGGTCGACTCCAGCCACCTGCTCGACGCCCTCGAGGACGTGGTATGGTCGTTGGCGGCCCAGGACCTGCGCCTGCTGCACCTGAGCGCGGCAGCGGAACGCCTGTACGGCTATCCGGTGCAGGCGTTTTTCGATGAGCCGGAGTTATGGCAACGGGTGGTGCACCCGGACGATCGGCCGCGGCTGTCGACCCGGTTTCTGGATCTCCGCAGCGAGCAAGCCTGGGACCACGAATACCGCATCATCCGCGTGGATGGGGACACCCGCTGGGTGCGCGATCGGGCGCGGGCGGTGCGCGACCGAGCCGGCCGGGTGCGGCGCATCGACGGCTTGATCACCGACATCACCCCGCACAAGCGGCGGGAAGCCCGCCTGTGGTGCAGCCAGCGCCTGTCGGCGGCGCTGGCGGGCATGGCCAGCGCCATTCTGCACACCCGGGAGAAGCAGACGCTGTTCGACGAGGTGTGCCGCATTGCCGTGGAAAGGGGCGAGTTCGCCCTGGCCTGGATCGCCACCGTGGACCGGCCGGGCAGCCGGCCCCGGCGCGTCGCCCTGGCGGCGCGCAACGGCGGCGCGGACGGCCTGCCCTTGGACCTGGTCGCGGCCCAGGACCGGCCGCTGTTCGCCAATGATGCCATCCACGACCGACGGCTTTCCCCCTGGCGGGATACCTTGGCCTCCCGGGGCTGGCGGGCCCTGGCTTGCCTGCCGCTGAGGGTGGACAATCGGGTTCGCGGGTATCTCGGGCTGTGCGGCTCCGAGTCGGGCCTGTTCGATGGGGAGATCGAGCGCCAACTGCTGGAACTGGCCGCCGAAGTGGCCTTCGCCATGGAGCGGCTGGACCAGGAACAAAGGCTCAATTACCTGGCTCTGTACGACAACCTGACCGGGCTCGCGACCCGCGCCCTGTTTCTCGATCGCCTGGCCCAGCTGGTGCAGCGGGAAGGCGGTGCACCCTTCGCCATCGTGGTGTTCGATGTGCACCGGTTCAAGCACATCAACGAGACCTTGACCTACCAGGCGGGCGATTTTCTCCTGAAGGAACTGGCCCAAAGGCTGTCCGAGCTGGCTTCGGAGAACCTCCTGGCGCGGCCGAGCGGGGATGATTTCGCCTTGATCCTAGCCGACGTGCACGATGAGAGCGAAATCGCCTGTTTCATCCACGACACCCTGCTGCCGTCCATGACCCGGCCGATCCTCTACGACGGGCAGGAACTGCGCATCGCCCTCAAGGTGGGGGTGGCCTGCTTTCCGGCGGACGGCACCGATCCTGCCACCCTGCTGGGGAATGCCGAACTGGCCCACCGGGGCGCGCAGAATTCCAACGAGCCGCTACTGTTCTTCTCGGCGGAAATGAATCAGGGCGCGGGGGAGTTCCTGCGCATCGAGAGCAAGTTGCGCCGGGCCTCCGAGCAGCGAGAATTCACCATGTCCTACCAGCCCAAGATCGACCTTAGGCTGGGGCGGCTCTACGGGGTGGAAGCCCTGCTGCGCTGGCACGACCCGGACAATGGGGTGGTCCTGCCGGGGCAGTTCGTGCCAGTCCTGGAGGAGACCGGCCTGATCCTGGAGGTGGGACGCTGGCTGATCGAGGAGGCCGGCCGCCAGTTCCTGCGCTGGTCCCGGGAGACCCCGGAGCCGCCCCACATTGCCGTGAACATCTCGCCCCTGCAGCTCGGGCAGCGCAATTTCGTCGCCGACGTCCGGCGGGCCATGGAGTGCTGCGGCAATCGTCGCGGCTATCTCGAATTCGAGATCACCGAGAGCGCGATCATGCAAGATATCGAGGACAACATCCGGAAACTGCACGCGCTCCGCGAAATGGGGGTGGAGATCACCATCGACGACTTCGGCACCGGCTATTCCTCCCTCAGCTACCTCAGCCGGCTGCCGCTGACCCGGCTCAAGATCGACCGCTCCTTCATCGTCGACATGACCGAGAACGCCGATAGCCTGTCCATCGTCAGCAGCATCATTTCCCTCGCCCACACCCTCAACCTGAAAGTCGCCGCGGAAGGGGTGGAAACTTCGGAGCAGCTGAAGTTTCTTCGCCTGCTGCGCTGCGACGAGATCCAGGGCTATCTGTTCAGCCCGCCGGTGCCCGCCGACGACGTCCTTAGGCTCATGGCGCAGCCCTGGTGA
- a CDS encoding OadG family transporter subunit, giving the protein MPQLLLSGLKLMLVGMAIVYLFLALLVGVIGIAARLLDRSAGDSGPALASPTTDQALEEAELAAAIAAAIHHHQGR; this is encoded by the coding sequence GTGCCGCAACTATTGCTATCCGGCCTCAAGCTCATGCTGGTCGGTATGGCCATCGTGTACCTGTTCCTGGCCCTGCTGGTGGGGGTGATCGGTATCGCCGCGCGGCTCCTCGACCGCTCTGCCGGGGACAGCGGGCCGGCTTTGGCGTCCCCGACCACCGACCAGGCGCTGGAGGAGGCGGAACTCGCCGCGGCCATTGCCGCCGCCATTCACCACCATCAAGGCCGCTGA
- a CDS encoding ABC transporter permease — MAPAASARLEWSYREDGGLELHLSGAWTLDAHLPPMDPLLRRLAGTPGVDRVRFDCRGLTAWDSRLLAFLVKFLEQCRARDIAVDLGGLPSGARDLMELARVVPEAPRVLRPVASGGLVEDLGRRVLNGLQDGLNLVDFLGEAVLAAVRLVSGRARLRGKDLLALLVESGPNAVPIIGLISFLVGMILAFVGAVQLRLFGAQVFIADLVGLGMAREMGAMMTAVLMAGRSGAAFAAQLGAMQVNDEIDALRTSGVPPMEFLVLPRLLALTLCLPLLCLYADALGILGGATVSAALFDVSLPEFLHQLRNRLTVGDFLVGIGKSLVFGFLVAIAGCQRGLTCGRNSQAVGLAATSAVVTGIVLIVVADAVMTLVITSLKLTVR; from the coding sequence ATGGCTCCCGCGGCCTCTGCCCGCCTGGAGTGGTCGTACCGGGAGGACGGCGGCCTGGAACTGCACCTTTCCGGCGCGTGGACTTTGGACGCCCATCTACCCCCCATGGACCCGCTGCTGCGGCGGCTCGCGGGGACGCCCGGGGTGGACCGGGTCCGCTTCGACTGTCGGGGGCTGACGGCCTGGGACAGCCGGCTGTTGGCCTTCCTGGTCAAGTTCCTCGAGCAATGTCGGGCGCGGGACATCGCGGTGGACCTGGGCGGGCTGCCGAGCGGGGCGCGCGACCTCATGGAACTGGCCCGGGTCGTGCCCGAGGCGCCCCGGGTGCTCCGGCCGGTGGCGTCGGGCGGGTTGGTGGAGGACCTCGGCCGACGGGTCCTGAACGGGCTCCAGGACGGCCTGAACCTGGTGGACTTCCTGGGCGAAGCGGTGCTCGCCGCCGTGCGGCTGGTCAGCGGCCGAGCCCGCCTGCGGGGCAAGGACCTGCTCGCGCTGTTGGTGGAGTCTGGCCCCAATGCGGTGCCCATCATCGGCCTGATCAGTTTCCTGGTGGGCATGATCCTGGCCTTCGTGGGCGCGGTGCAACTGCGCCTGTTCGGGGCGCAGGTGTTCATCGCCGATCTGGTGGGTCTAGGCATGGCCCGGGAGATGGGGGCCATGATGACCGCCGTGCTGATGGCTGGGCGGAGCGGCGCCGCCTTTGCCGCGCAGTTGGGGGCCATGCAGGTCAACGACGAGATCGATGCCCTCCGTACCTCGGGCGTGCCGCCCATGGAGTTCCTAGTGTTGCCGCGCCTTTTGGCCCTGACCCTGTGCTTGCCCCTGCTGTGCCTGTACGCCGACGCCTTGGGCATCCTGGGCGGGGCGACGGTGTCCGCCGCCCTGTTCGACGTGTCCTTGCCGGAATTCCTGCACCAGTTGCGCAACCGGCTCACGGTGGGAGACTTCCTGGTGGGGATCGGCAAGTCCCTGGTGTTCGGCTTCCTGGTGGCGATCGCCGGCTGCCAGCGGGGGCTCACCTGCGGGCGCAACTCCCAGGCGGTGGGCTTGGCCGCCACCTCGGCGGTGGTGACCGGCATTGTGCTCATCGTGGTGGCCGATGCGGTCATGACCCTGGTGATCACCTCCCTCAAACTGACCGTGCGCTGA
- a CDS encoding ABC transporter ATP-binding protein produces MAGVSPEGREHLRVTGLTLAYGDFLVLRDIDFTVGRGEIFIIMGGSGSGKSTLLRPLIGLQPPAAGTVRFAGEDLWQLAPAQRDRLLRRMGILYQGGALWSAMTLAENVALPLALNTRLAPGEIAELVSLKLALVGLAGFESFYPAELSGGMQKRAALARALALDPEILFFDEPSAGLDPVSARRLDELILHLRDSLGSTVVIVTHDLASILDIGTDSIFLDAESKTIIARGPPRELLAHCPQPRVREFLTRGGASPP; encoded by the coding sequence GTGGCCGGCGTGTCCCCGGAGGGCCGCGAACACCTCCGAGTAACGGGCCTGACCCTGGCCTACGGCGATTTCCTGGTGCTGCGCGACATCGACTTCACGGTGGGGCGGGGTGAGATCTTCATCATCATGGGGGGTAGCGGGAGCGGCAAGAGCACCCTGCTGCGCCCCCTGATCGGGCTCCAGCCGCCGGCGGCGGGGACCGTCCGCTTCGCCGGAGAGGACCTGTGGCAGCTGGCTCCGGCGCAGCGCGACCGGTTGCTGCGGCGCATGGGCATCCTGTACCAGGGCGGTGCCCTGTGGAGCGCCATGACCCTGGCGGAGAACGTGGCCCTGCCGCTGGCGCTCAACACCCGGCTCGCTCCCGGCGAGATCGCCGAATTGGTGTCACTGAAGCTGGCTCTGGTGGGCCTGGCAGGCTTTGAGTCCTTCTATCCCGCCGAGCTCAGCGGCGGCATGCAGAAGCGCGCCGCCCTGGCCCGCGCCCTGGCCCTGGACCCGGAGATCCTGTTCTTCGACGAGCCCTCCGCGGGCCTCGACCCGGTCAGTGCCCGCCGGCTCGACGAGCTCATCCTCCACCTGCGCGACAGCTTAGGTAGCACGGTGGTGATCGTCACCCATGATCTGGCCAGCATCCTCGACATCGGCACCGACTCGATTTTTCTCGACGCCGAGAGCAAGACCATCATTGCCCGTGGGCCGCCCCGGGAGCTCCTGGCCCATTGCCCGCAGCCCCGGGTGCGGGAGTTCCTCACCCGCGGCGGCGCGTCCCCGCCATGA